One Oncorhynchus masou masou isolate Uvic2021 chromosome 27, UVic_Omas_1.1, whole genome shotgun sequence genomic window carries:
- the per1b gene encoding period circadian protein homolog 1b isoform X1, with protein MSYDDSISTPGDDPWGRVGSTNEEEEEEEEEAGTGLSSPGSNNNHGSQSGTSDLANRVRGSSPSGSGSGGSSGGDQRGPSSDDGERESSERGSGSQSRSSHCSSSQKDSGMMLENTESNKSSQSQSPSPPSSSLAYSLLSASSEQDPPSTSGCSSNEQHQTARVQTQKEMLKALKELKVRLPAECKAKGRSSTLDALQYALNCVKQVRANQEYYHQWGVEECHGCSLDLSVYTTEELDNIASEYTLKNTDTFSMAVSFLTGKVVYISPQGSSLLRCKPERLQGAIFSELLAPQDVSTFYSSTAPCRLPAWATCMGSVSPRTDCTRGKSMFCRISADRAQGGEIKYYPFRMTPYQLTLRDLDTSDPQPCCLLIAERVQSGYEAPRIPADKRIFSTSHTPSCLFQEVDERAVPLLGYLPQDLVGSPVLLYLHPEDRPIMVAIHRKILQSAGQPFDSSPMRMCARSGEYVTIDTSWSSFINPWSRKVAFIVGRHKVRTSPLNEDVFTPLRGCEGRPVAPEIVQLSEQIHRLLVQPVHSGGSQGYSSLASNGSCSHEQQYRRTASSASDSKSTNAMEAMEAAVVALHKPMTFQQICKDVYMVKTSGQQIFINSHNRALSRRHAVTALRATGEVEPIKSLIPEVVCPSKTLVFNTQQLMKEEPPSAYSYQQINCLDSIIRFLDGCNAKRKFGSSSATSTSDEDKQQQETAGNEKGGPATSVTLVGDSAGVPPLAMHSHKAKSVASVTSQCSFSSTIVHVGDKKPPESDVVMENAPPTPMPATPTTTRSPPTAIINPPPPKTTSPPSRRGGGLTKEVLSAHTQQEEQAFLCRFSDLSQLRVIAPSSALRCSLPNTNARRRRACSPDYPAAGGSSGRRGAKRLKQQESSEQRGPLALGLTGPLRSPNVVPMNSPPSSTYTLPMMPLGPPTTSSWPVSVGSQASLPSVPYPSGTLPMYPVYPPLSQPIQNQMVPPMMALVLPNYMFPQLHPNLPQMTTDINTMGSTMPQPGVAMVTPSPQQFFNPSAGFPFPGTNVMPCPMPTMPSLIQTAMPIQTQRPASGSSTPQSCSQVPVDQEGAESPLFHSRCSSPLNLLQLVEESPSNRPEVATALAASAQQATIPSQGTRGRSPDDSKENANDSNQDGESTPSDLLDLLLQEDSRSGTGSAASGSASSGSGSDSLGTVSNGCSSSGPGTSRSRSSRTSKYFGSIDSSENDHSRKQPAGGSRAGGDREEQLIKCVLQDPIWLLMANTDHKVMMTYQLPTKDRETVLRQDREALRAMHKHQPRFTEDQKRELSQVHPWIRTGRLPRAINVSACMGCKSSPLPESTVDQGGEARREEEEHAAHSETQGNDQEMTTEEQEVTWPMGEKKSRAGETYMTH; from the exons ATGAGTTACGACGACTCAATCTCCACCCCTGGCGATGACCCTTGGGGGCGAGTGGGAAGCAccaatgaagaagaagaagaagaggaggaggaggcgggaaCAGGATTGAGCTCCCCCGGCAGCAACAACAACCATGGCAGCCAATCGGGAACTTCGGACTTGGCCAATCGGGTGCGAGGATCCTCTCCAAGTGGATCCGGCTCCGGTGGCTCGTCTGGGGGGGACCAGAGGGGTCCCAGCTCAGATGACGGGGAAAGGGAGTCgagtgagagagggagcgggTCCCAGTCCAGAAGTTCCCACTGCTCCTCCAGCCAGAAGGACTCGGGCATGATGCTGGAGAACACAGAGAGCAACAAGAGCTCTCAGTCCCAGAGCCCGTCTCCACCCAGCAGTTCTCTGGCCTACAGCCTGCTGTCAGCCAGCTCTGAGCAGGACCCGCCTTCCACCTCCGGCTGCAGCAGCAACGAGCAGCACCAGACGGCCCGCGTCCAGACCCAGAAGGAGATGCTGAAAGCCCTGAAGGAGCTCAAGGTTCGCCTGCCGGCCGAGTGCAAGGCCAAAGGTCGCTCCAGCACCCTGGACGCCCTCCAGTACGCCCTGAACTGTGTGAAGCAGGTGCGAGCCAACCAGGAGTACTATCATCAGTGGGGTGTGGAGGAGTGTCACGGCTGCAGCCTGGATCTGTCTGTATATACCACTGAGGAGCTGGACAACATCGCCTCAGAGTACACCCTCAAAAATACA gacacctttTCCATGGCGGTGTCCTTCCTGACAGGCAAAGTGGTGTACATCTCCCCCCAGGGCTCGTCCCTGCTGCGCTGCAAGCCAGAGAGGCTCCAGGGGGCCATCTTCTCCGAACTGCTGGCTCCCCAAGACGTCAGCACCTTCTACAGCAGCACCGCCCCCTGCCGCCTGCCCGCCTGGGCCACCTGCATGGGCTCTGTGTCCCCACGGACAGACTGCACCCGGGGGAAGTCCATGTTCTGTCGCATCAGTGCCGACCGGGCGCAGGGAGGCGAGATCAAATACTACCCCTTTCGCATGACCCCCTATCAGCTAACCCTGAGGGACTTGGACACGTCAGACCCCCAGCCCTGCTGCCTGCTCATCGCTGAGCGGGTACAGTCCGGATACGAAGCTCCCAGGATCCCTGCTGACAAGAGGATCTTTTCCACCAGTCACACTCCCAGCTGTCTCTTCCAGGAAGTAGATGAAAGGGCTGTGCCGTTGTTGGGCTACCTTCCCCAGGACCTGGTGGGTAGCCCTGtactcctctacctccacccaGAGGACAGACCGATCATGGTGGCCATACATAGGAAGA TCCTCCAGTCTGCAGGCCAGCCCTTTGACAGTTCTCCCATGAGGATGTGTGCCCGCAGTGGGGAGTACGTGACCATCGACACTAGCTGGTCCTCCTTCATCAACCCCTGGAGCAGGAAGGTGGCCTTCATCGTGGGCCGCCACAAAGTCCGAACCAGCCCCTTGAACGAGGACGTGTTCACCCCTCTGCGGGGCTGTGAGGGCCGCCCCGTGGCCCCAGAGATCGTGCAGCTGAGCGAGCAGATCCACCGTCTCCTGGTGCAGCCGGTCCACAGTGGAGGGTCGCAGGGCTACAGCAGCCTGGCCTCAAATGGATCTTGCTCCCACGAGCAGCAGTACCGACGCACGGCCTCCTCCGCCTCCGACAGCAAGTCCACCAACGCCATGGAGGCCATGGAGGCAGCCGTGGTCGCGCTGCACAAACCG ATGACGTTCCAGCAGATCTGTAAGGACGTGTACATGGTCAAGACCAGCGGGCAGCAGATCTTTATCAACTCTCACAACCGAGCCTTGTCCCGGCGACACGCTGTCACAGCGCTCCGAGCCACTGGAGAAGTGGAGCCCATCAAGAGTCTGATCCCGGAGGTGGTGTGTCCATCCAAAACCCTGGTGTTCAACACCCAGCAGCTGATGAAGGAGGAGCCCCCCAGTGCCTACAGCTACCAGCAGATTAACTGTCTGGACAGCATCATTAG GTTCTTGGACGGCTGTAACGCGAAGAGGAAGTTTGGCTCGTCCTCTGCCACGTCCACATCGGACGAAGACAAACAACAACAGGAAACCGCTGGGAATGAAAAAG GTGGTCCAGCTACCTCAGTCACCCTGGTTGGGGACTCAGCGGGGGTACCCCCCCTGGCCATGCACAGCCACAAGGCGAAGAGTGTAGCCTCAGTGACCTCTCAGTGCAGCTTCAGCAGTACCATCGTCCACGTGGGAGACAAGAAGCCCCCCGAGTCAG ACGTTGTCATGGAAAATGCTCCTCCCACTCCTATGCCAGCCACTCCCACCACgaccaggtctccaccgaccGCCATCATTAACCCTCCACCGCCCAAAACAACCTCTCCACCCAGCCGGAGAGGAGGTGGCCTGACCAAGGAGGTGCTCTCTGCTCACACGCAGCAGGAGGAGCAAGCCTTCCTCTGTCGCTTCAGTGACCTGAGCCAGCTGAGGGTGATTGCTCCATCCTCGGCCCTGCGTTGCTCGCTCCCCAACACCAACGCCCGCCGCAGAA gagcgTGTTCCCCTGACTACCCTGCAGCTGGAGGCAGCAGTGGTCGCCGTGGAGCCAAGAGGCTGAAGCAGCAGGAGTCCTCAGAACAGAGGGGCCCTCTGGCTTTAGGCCTGACCGGACCCCTCCGGAGCCCCAACGTCGTCCCCATGAATTCCCCCCCCAGCTCCACCTACACCCTCCCAATGATGCCCCTGGGGCCTCCCACCACATCCTCCTGGCCCGTCTCCGTAGGATCCCAGGCCAGCCTGCCCTCTGTGCCCTACCCCTCGGGTACGCTCCCCATGTACCCcgtctaccctcctctctcccagcccatACAGAACCAGATGGTGCCTCCTATGATGGCCCTGGTGCTGCCCAACTACATGTTCCCACAGCTTCACCCCAACCTCCCCCAGATGACCACAGACATAAACACAATGGGAAGCACCATGCCCCAGCCAGGAGTCGCCATGGTTACCCCCAGCCCACAGCAATTCTTCAACCCCAGCGCTGGTTTCCCCTTCCCCGGTACCAACGTCATGCCATGCCCCATGCCTACGATGCCCTCGCTCATTCAAACTGCCATGCCTATCCAGACCCAACGGCCAGCCTCTGGGTCCAGCACCCCTCAGTCATGTAGTCAAGTACCAGTCGACCAGGAGGGTGCAGAGTCACCCCTCTTCCACTCTCGCTGCTCCTCCCCGCTCAACCTGCTGCAGCTTGTGGAGGAGTCGCCTAGCAACCGGCCGGAGGTCGCCACGGCGCTGGCTGCTTCCGCGCAACAGGCCACGATCCCCTCACAAGGGACTCGGGGGAGATCGCCAGATGACTCCAAGGAGAAC gccAATGATTCCAACCAGGATGGTGAATCCACCCCCAGTGACCTACTGGACCTGCTCCTGCAAGAGGACTCCCGCTCAGGCACCGGCTCAGCTGCCTCAGGCTCCGCGTCCTCTGGGTCGGGTTCTGACTCCCTGGGCACTGTGTCCAATGGCTGCAGCTCCTCAGGCCCTGGAACTA GTCGCAGTCGGAGTAGCCGCACCAGCAAGTACTTTGGCAGCATCGACTCGTCAGAGAACGACCACTCCCGCAAGCAGCCAGCAGGTGGCAGCAgagcagggggagacagggaggagcaGTTGATTAAGTGTGTCCTGCAGGATCCCATCTGGCTCCTCATGGCCAACACCGACCACAAGGTGATGATGACCTACCAGCTGCCAACCAAGGACAGGGAGACGGTGCTGCGGCAGGACCGCGAGGCCCTGCGGGCCATGCACAAACACCAGCCCCGCTTCACTGAGGACCAGAAGAGGGAACTGAGCCAGGTCCACCCCTGGATACGTACCGGGCGTCTGCCCCGCGCCATCAACGTCTCG GCATGTATGGGGTGCAAGTCTTCCCCCTTACCAGAGAGCACCGTGGACCAGGGAGGAGAGGCTCgcagagaagaggaggagcaTGCGGCGCACTCTGAAACACAGGGCAACGACCAGGAAATGACAACAGAGGAGCAGGAAGTGACCTGGCCAATGGGGGAGAAGAAATCAAGGGCTGGCGAAACCTACATGACCCACTGA
- the per1b gene encoding period circadian protein homolog 1b isoform X2 translates to MSYDDSISTPGDDPWGRVGSTNEEEEEEEEEAGTGLSSPGSNNNHGSQSGTSDLANRVRGSSPSGSGSGGSSGGDQRGPSSDDGERESSERGSGSQSRSSHCSSSQKDSGMMLENTESNKSSQSQSPSPPSSSLAYSLLSASSEQDPPSTSGCSSNEQHQTARVQTQKEMLKALKELKVRLPAECKAKGRSSTLDALQYALNCVKQVRANQEYYHQWGVEECHGCSLDLSVYTTEELDNIASEYTLKNTDTFSMAVSFLTGKVVYISPQGSSLLRCKPERLQGAIFSELLAPQDVSTFYSSTAPCRLPAWATCMGSVSPRTDCTRGKSMFCRISADRAQGGEIKYYPFRMTPYQLTLRDLDTSDPQPCCLLIAERVQSGYEAPRIPADKRIFSTSHTPSCLFQEVDERAVPLLGYLPQDLVGSPVLLYLHPEDRPIMVAIHRKILQSAGQPFDSSPMRMCARSGEYVTIDTSWSSFINPWSRKVAFIVGRHKVRTSPLNEDVFTPLRGCEGRPVAPEIVQLSEQIHRLLVQPVHSGGSQGYSSLASNGSCSHEQQYRRTASSASDSKSTNAMEAMEAAVVALHKPMTFQQICKDVYMVKTSGQQIFINSHNRALSRRHAVTALRATGEVEPIKSLIPEVVCPSKTLVFNTQQLMKEEPPSAYSYQQINCLDSIIRFLDGCNAKRKFGSSSATSTSDEDKQQQETAGNEKDVVMENAPPTPMPATPTTTRSPPTAIINPPPPKTTSPPSRRGGGLTKEVLSAHTQQEEQAFLCRFSDLSQLRVIAPSSALRCSLPNTNARRRRACSPDYPAAGGSSGRRGAKRLKQQESSEQRGPLALGLTGPLRSPNVVPMNSPPSSTYTLPMMPLGPPTTSSWPVSVGSQASLPSVPYPSGTLPMYPVYPPLSQPIQNQMVPPMMALVLPNYMFPQLHPNLPQMTTDINTMGSTMPQPGVAMVTPSPQQFFNPSAGFPFPGTNVMPCPMPTMPSLIQTAMPIQTQRPASGSSTPQSCSQVPVDQEGAESPLFHSRCSSPLNLLQLVEESPSNRPEVATALAASAQQATIPSQGTRGRSPDDSKENANDSNQDGESTPSDLLDLLLQEDSRSGTGSAASGSASSGSGSDSLGTVSNGCSSSGPGTSRSRSSRTSKYFGSIDSSENDHSRKQPAGGSRAGGDREEQLIKCVLQDPIWLLMANTDHKVMMTYQLPTKDRETVLRQDREALRAMHKHQPRFTEDQKRELSQVHPWIRTGRLPRAINVSACMGCKSSPLPESTVDQGGEARREEEEHAAHSETQGNDQEMTTEEQEVTWPMGEKKSRAGETYMTH, encoded by the exons ATGAGTTACGACGACTCAATCTCCACCCCTGGCGATGACCCTTGGGGGCGAGTGGGAAGCAccaatgaagaagaagaagaagaggaggaggaggcgggaaCAGGATTGAGCTCCCCCGGCAGCAACAACAACCATGGCAGCCAATCGGGAACTTCGGACTTGGCCAATCGGGTGCGAGGATCCTCTCCAAGTGGATCCGGCTCCGGTGGCTCGTCTGGGGGGGACCAGAGGGGTCCCAGCTCAGATGACGGGGAAAGGGAGTCgagtgagagagggagcgggTCCCAGTCCAGAAGTTCCCACTGCTCCTCCAGCCAGAAGGACTCGGGCATGATGCTGGAGAACACAGAGAGCAACAAGAGCTCTCAGTCCCAGAGCCCGTCTCCACCCAGCAGTTCTCTGGCCTACAGCCTGCTGTCAGCCAGCTCTGAGCAGGACCCGCCTTCCACCTCCGGCTGCAGCAGCAACGAGCAGCACCAGACGGCCCGCGTCCAGACCCAGAAGGAGATGCTGAAAGCCCTGAAGGAGCTCAAGGTTCGCCTGCCGGCCGAGTGCAAGGCCAAAGGTCGCTCCAGCACCCTGGACGCCCTCCAGTACGCCCTGAACTGTGTGAAGCAGGTGCGAGCCAACCAGGAGTACTATCATCAGTGGGGTGTGGAGGAGTGTCACGGCTGCAGCCTGGATCTGTCTGTATATACCACTGAGGAGCTGGACAACATCGCCTCAGAGTACACCCTCAAAAATACA gacacctttTCCATGGCGGTGTCCTTCCTGACAGGCAAAGTGGTGTACATCTCCCCCCAGGGCTCGTCCCTGCTGCGCTGCAAGCCAGAGAGGCTCCAGGGGGCCATCTTCTCCGAACTGCTGGCTCCCCAAGACGTCAGCACCTTCTACAGCAGCACCGCCCCCTGCCGCCTGCCCGCCTGGGCCACCTGCATGGGCTCTGTGTCCCCACGGACAGACTGCACCCGGGGGAAGTCCATGTTCTGTCGCATCAGTGCCGACCGGGCGCAGGGAGGCGAGATCAAATACTACCCCTTTCGCATGACCCCCTATCAGCTAACCCTGAGGGACTTGGACACGTCAGACCCCCAGCCCTGCTGCCTGCTCATCGCTGAGCGGGTACAGTCCGGATACGAAGCTCCCAGGATCCCTGCTGACAAGAGGATCTTTTCCACCAGTCACACTCCCAGCTGTCTCTTCCAGGAAGTAGATGAAAGGGCTGTGCCGTTGTTGGGCTACCTTCCCCAGGACCTGGTGGGTAGCCCTGtactcctctacctccacccaGAGGACAGACCGATCATGGTGGCCATACATAGGAAGA TCCTCCAGTCTGCAGGCCAGCCCTTTGACAGTTCTCCCATGAGGATGTGTGCCCGCAGTGGGGAGTACGTGACCATCGACACTAGCTGGTCCTCCTTCATCAACCCCTGGAGCAGGAAGGTGGCCTTCATCGTGGGCCGCCACAAAGTCCGAACCAGCCCCTTGAACGAGGACGTGTTCACCCCTCTGCGGGGCTGTGAGGGCCGCCCCGTGGCCCCAGAGATCGTGCAGCTGAGCGAGCAGATCCACCGTCTCCTGGTGCAGCCGGTCCACAGTGGAGGGTCGCAGGGCTACAGCAGCCTGGCCTCAAATGGATCTTGCTCCCACGAGCAGCAGTACCGACGCACGGCCTCCTCCGCCTCCGACAGCAAGTCCACCAACGCCATGGAGGCCATGGAGGCAGCCGTGGTCGCGCTGCACAAACCG ATGACGTTCCAGCAGATCTGTAAGGACGTGTACATGGTCAAGACCAGCGGGCAGCAGATCTTTATCAACTCTCACAACCGAGCCTTGTCCCGGCGACACGCTGTCACAGCGCTCCGAGCCACTGGAGAAGTGGAGCCCATCAAGAGTCTGATCCCGGAGGTGGTGTGTCCATCCAAAACCCTGGTGTTCAACACCCAGCAGCTGATGAAGGAGGAGCCCCCCAGTGCCTACAGCTACCAGCAGATTAACTGTCTGGACAGCATCATTAG GTTCTTGGACGGCTGTAACGCGAAGAGGAAGTTTGGCTCGTCCTCTGCCACGTCCACATCGGACGAAGACAAACAACAACAGGAAACCGCTGGGAATGAAAAAG ACGTTGTCATGGAAAATGCTCCTCCCACTCCTATGCCAGCCACTCCCACCACgaccaggtctccaccgaccGCCATCATTAACCCTCCACCGCCCAAAACAACCTCTCCACCCAGCCGGAGAGGAGGTGGCCTGACCAAGGAGGTGCTCTCTGCTCACACGCAGCAGGAGGAGCAAGCCTTCCTCTGTCGCTTCAGTGACCTGAGCCAGCTGAGGGTGATTGCTCCATCCTCGGCCCTGCGTTGCTCGCTCCCCAACACCAACGCCCGCCGCAGAA gagcgTGTTCCCCTGACTACCCTGCAGCTGGAGGCAGCAGTGGTCGCCGTGGAGCCAAGAGGCTGAAGCAGCAGGAGTCCTCAGAACAGAGGGGCCCTCTGGCTTTAGGCCTGACCGGACCCCTCCGGAGCCCCAACGTCGTCCCCATGAATTCCCCCCCCAGCTCCACCTACACCCTCCCAATGATGCCCCTGGGGCCTCCCACCACATCCTCCTGGCCCGTCTCCGTAGGATCCCAGGCCAGCCTGCCCTCTGTGCCCTACCCCTCGGGTACGCTCCCCATGTACCCcgtctaccctcctctctcccagcccatACAGAACCAGATGGTGCCTCCTATGATGGCCCTGGTGCTGCCCAACTACATGTTCCCACAGCTTCACCCCAACCTCCCCCAGATGACCACAGACATAAACACAATGGGAAGCACCATGCCCCAGCCAGGAGTCGCCATGGTTACCCCCAGCCCACAGCAATTCTTCAACCCCAGCGCTGGTTTCCCCTTCCCCGGTACCAACGTCATGCCATGCCCCATGCCTACGATGCCCTCGCTCATTCAAACTGCCATGCCTATCCAGACCCAACGGCCAGCCTCTGGGTCCAGCACCCCTCAGTCATGTAGTCAAGTACCAGTCGACCAGGAGGGTGCAGAGTCACCCCTCTTCCACTCTCGCTGCTCCTCCCCGCTCAACCTGCTGCAGCTTGTGGAGGAGTCGCCTAGCAACCGGCCGGAGGTCGCCACGGCGCTGGCTGCTTCCGCGCAACAGGCCACGATCCCCTCACAAGGGACTCGGGGGAGATCGCCAGATGACTCCAAGGAGAAC gccAATGATTCCAACCAGGATGGTGAATCCACCCCCAGTGACCTACTGGACCTGCTCCTGCAAGAGGACTCCCGCTCAGGCACCGGCTCAGCTGCCTCAGGCTCCGCGTCCTCTGGGTCGGGTTCTGACTCCCTGGGCACTGTGTCCAATGGCTGCAGCTCCTCAGGCCCTGGAACTA GTCGCAGTCGGAGTAGCCGCACCAGCAAGTACTTTGGCAGCATCGACTCGTCAGAGAACGACCACTCCCGCAAGCAGCCAGCAGGTGGCAGCAgagcagggggagacagggaggagcaGTTGATTAAGTGTGTCCTGCAGGATCCCATCTGGCTCCTCATGGCCAACACCGACCACAAGGTGATGATGACCTACCAGCTGCCAACCAAGGACAGGGAGACGGTGCTGCGGCAGGACCGCGAGGCCCTGCGGGCCATGCACAAACACCAGCCCCGCTTCACTGAGGACCAGAAGAGGGAACTGAGCCAGGTCCACCCCTGGATACGTACCGGGCGTCTGCCCCGCGCCATCAACGTCTCG GCATGTATGGGGTGCAAGTCTTCCCCCTTACCAGAGAGCACCGTGGACCAGGGAGGAGAGGCTCgcagagaagaggaggagcaTGCGGCGCACTCTGAAACACAGGGCAACGACCAGGAAATGACAACAGAGGAGCAGGAAGTGACCTGGCCAATGGGGGAGAAGAAATCAAGGGCTGGCGAAACCTACATGACCCACTGA